The nucleotide window CTCGTCCACGGCGCGGCGCCTTCGTCGCTCAGCTTGTCGCTGCGCGGCATCCGCCGCCGCTCGGTGGCTGGAAGATGAATCGTGAATGTCGTGCCCATGCCGGGTGTGCTTTCGGCATGAATGTCGCCGAACGATTGCTTCACGATGCCGTACACCGTCGCGAGACCCAGGCCCGTACCACGTCCGTGCGGCTTCGTCGTGAAGAAGGGCTCGAACGCGCGCGCGAGCGTGTCCGCGTCCATCCCGCTGCCGGTGTCGTTCACCGTGAGACGCACGTAGTCGCCGGCGGCGAGGCCCGTGTCTTCCGATCCTGAGAGTGTGTCGCCCGCGCGCGAGCTCGCGCGATCGGGCAACGTGACATTCGCGGTTTCGATGACGAGCCGCCCGCCGTTATTCGCTTGCATCGCGTCGCGCGCGTTGAGCGCGAGATTCACGAGCACCTGCCCGAGCTGACCCGCGTCGGCATACACGGGGCGCAGATTCGGCTCGAGGCGAGTGACGACCTCGATCCGCTCGCCGACCGCCGGCCGCATCATGTGCAGCGTCTCTTCGACGACGCCGTTCACGTCGAGCATGGTGGGCGACAACAGTTGCTTGCGGCCGAACGCGAGAAGCTGGCGCGTGAGCGACGCCGCGCGGTCGGTGGCGCGGGTGATTCCCGCGAGATGCTTCACTGTCCTCGGATCCGGTTCCCCCCGTCCCGCGCCCGCATCCGACGACGTCTGCTCCAGCATGAACACGTGCCCGCCGATCACAGTGAGCAGGTTGTTGAAGTCGTGCGCGACACCGCCCGCCAGCTGACCGACGGCTTCCATCTTCTGCGCCTGGCGGAGTCGATCCTCGAGCATGTGCTCGCCCGTGACGTCGCGGATGGAACCGATCACGCGCTCGGCCGAGCCGTCGGCCGCGCGTTTGACGATGAGACTCCCGGAAACGTGCGCGTAGCGGTCGTCGGCGCGCCGGACGCGATACTGCACCGTCGACACCGACGTCGCGGGATCGGCCACCGCGGCGGCCACCGAGCGTTGGAGCACGTCGCGGTCGGCGGGATGGACGCGATCGAGCCACCACGCGCCGTCGCCGATCTGATCCGGCGTGTACCCGAACACCGATTGCATCGACTCCGTCCATTCGATCGTGCCACTCGGCACATGCCAGTCGTATACGACGTCTCGCGTGGCGCGCGCGACGAGGCGGTAGCGTTCTTCGCTACGCGCCAGGTCGCGCGCCGTCTCACTCTGGCGCTGCGTCGCTTCGACAAAGAGATGGAGGCTGACCGCGATGATCGTGAGGCCGAGGACGGTGATCAGCGAATTCGGCGACAGCGGACCGTACTCGACGTGTCCGTTCGAGTACCAGAGCGCCGTCGATCCGACGCGCGCGATCGCGAACGACACGATGAGTAGAATGAGCTGACGACGCGGGACGAAGAGCGAGCGGAACTGAAGCCCCGCGAAAAAGAGCGCGATCGCGTCCGATGGCATCGGCGAGACCGCCGCGACCACGAGCACGAGCGTCGCGTCGACCGCCCATCCGAAGAGCGGAAAATGCCCGCGGCGATAGCCGTAGACCCACCAGGCGCCGAGCGTCGCCGCCGCCGCGGCTTCGATCCAACGCAGCGTGGGCGGAAGCTTGACGTCGACCAGGAACAGGACGACGTGAAGAAACGCCAATGAGGCGGCGAACCAGACCGACATGAGCCGGAAGCGAGGCAGCGGCTCGATGGGAAATCGCGGAACATGGAGAGTCGGTCTGCGCATACCGTATAAGAGGACGAGCGGCGTGGCCGGGGGTGACGCGCCGGGTCGCCGGGACTGATATTCCCGGCAACCAGACGGAGATTTCGATGAGCACCACGGCCACCGAGCGAATTCGCAGCGACTGGGACAGTCAGGCGCGGGCCTGGTTCGATCAGCGAGAATCGTTCTTCGCCGCGTCGCGCCCGGTGCACGAATGGCTCGTCAAGAACCTCGACCCGCAAAGTGGCCAGCGCGTCCTCGAGATCGCCGCAGGTCCTGGGGACACGGGCTTTCTGGCGGCGAAACGTCTTGGAGACGGACGCCTCGTCTCGACAGACTTGTCTCCGGAAATGGTGGGGGCGGCGCGGAAGCGAGGCGCGGAGCTCGGAATTCAGAACGCCGAGTATCGCGTGCTGGACGCGCAGGCGATGGACCTCCCCGACGCGTGGTTCGACGGCATCCTCTGCCGTTGGGGCTTCATGCTGATGCCCGACCCCGCGGCCGCACTGCGCGAGTGCAAGCGAGTGCTCGTCCCCGGCGGACGGCTAGTGTTCGCCGTGTTCACCGGCCCTGACGAGAACGCGTTTGCGTCGCTCCCGGCGCGGACATTGATGGAGCAAGGCCATCTTCCGCGCCCGACCGGCGAATGGCAGCCCGGCATCCTCGCGCTCGGTGATCGGGCCAAGTTGCAAGCATTGCTCGACGGCGTCGGGTTCTCGTCGACGCGCATCGAGCCCGTCGAGATGGCGTGGCAATTCGCGGATGCGAATGCGTACTGGGATTTTCTGATCGAGCTGACGGCGCTCGGTCCGTTGATTCGAACCTTGTCGGACGACTCACGCGAGACCTTTCGCCGCGCGATCAACGACCGACTCTTGGCGTTCACGCGGGCGGACGGGATCACTTTGCCGTCGCGATGTTGGGGCGGAGTCGCCGTGCGCTGATCGCACGCAGTCAGGAACCGGCAAGGGGCTGGTAAGAATTTCTCCGTGAGAGGCCGGAGCTCGTCGCAAACGTCGTCTATCGGATTGTCTATGCGAATCCACCCGCTTATATCGCGCGCGATGCAGCTGTCGTTTCCGGCGATCGTGCTCGCGGCTCCCGGCGCCGTGTGCGCGCAGGGATATCCGTTCAGCCAACGCCAGACGATCTCGCAAAACGTCGCGCTGACGACGGTCACCGTCTCGTACGGACGCCCGGTCGCGCGCGGCCGGCCGCTCTGGGGCCAGCTCGTGCCGTGGGACAGCGTGTGGCACCCCGGCGCCGACTCGGCCACGCGCATCGTGTTCGATCACGACGTTCAAGTCGAGGGCCGCGCGCTCAAGGCGGGCGAATACTCGCTCTGGCTCCTGCCGCACGAGCACAAGCCGTGGACGGTCATTTTCAGCCGCGCGGCGCACGTGTTTCACAAGCCGTATCCCGGCGAGTCCGACGACGTCTTGCGCGTCGACGTCACGCCGGAATCGGCGTCGCACATGGAGACGATGCAGATCGAATTCTCCAACGTCCTGCGCGACGACGCCGTGATGCGGATTCATTGGGGACCGACGGCGGTTCCGATTCACATCAAGGCGCCCTACAAGCCCGACTAGCGATCGTTTTTTCAGGTCGTGTCTTGACTTGGGCGCGCGATTCCGAGATGCTCCGGCATCGCCCACCAAGGATCCTTTCGATGCGGAACGGAGTCTCCCGGTCGCTGTCGACCGCCACAGTCCTCGCCCTTCTCGTCGCCGCGGCGCCGACGACCCTGAGCGCGCAGGCCAAGCAGCAGGGCAGCGTCACGAACGTCGCGGCGGTCAACGCCGTGCGCAAAGCGCTTGACAAGTACAAAGATCCGATCGCGGCGGTCCGCGACGGCTATTACTCGACGGTCGGCTGCGTCGACTTTCCGGGCGGAGGCACCGAGCACGGCTCGATGGAGTACAAGCCCGGTGCGATGGGCGTCCACTTCATCAACATGGGGTTGGTCGGACCGAAGCTCGATTCCACCAAGCCGCAGGTTCTGCTCTACGAACCGGTCGGCGACAAGCTGGTGCTCACCGGCGCCGAGTGGTTCGTTCCGACCGAGCTTGCCAAGACGCCGCCCACGGTGCTTGGACACCAGCTCATGGGCCCGATGGAAGGACACGCCCCGATCATGCCGGCCGAGCTGCACCACTGGGACCTGCACGTGTGGCTCTGGAAGGACAATCCGAACGGCATGTTCAGCCCGACGAATTCGGCGGTGAAGTGTCCGAAGGCCGGCTACGGATACTCGTTCCAGGACGAAGCACCCAAGATGGTAAAACCGTAACGGCGTCGTTTGGATTTTTCTCAGTCGCCGCGCATCACGGGAGTTGAAGCGAGCCTAGCCGCGAGCGCGAGCTTTGAGCATGAGCGGTGAGCGAAACGGCGCGGCTAGGCTCGGTACTACGGTCGTACGTCGATGAGGAACCTTCCGCCGCTGCTCCGTCCTTGCAGCGCCGGATTGTACATCTCCTCGGCGTACGCGGGCGGCGCGACGAAACTGCCTGCGGTGGTGGCGCGCGCGACGTAGCTCGCCGTGTAACTGCCCGTCCAGAGCATTCGCGCGAAGTATGACACGCGATCGTCGTGCAGCTCCTTGTGCTCCCACGGCGACCAGTGGCCGTCGTCCCAACCGCCGTACAACTCCGCCTGCCAGAACGGACCGTCGCGATCGCGGTCGCCGGCCTCGCGTGCTCGTTCAGTTTCAGGCGTGATGAACGGCGATAGGGTGCTCGTGCGCAGTCCGGTGTCGCCGGGGACGTGCCACAGAGCACGGAGCGTGTCCCGCGCGGCAAGGACGCCCGGGCTCGCGGTCGCAAGGAGCCCGGCCATGAACCCAGCGAAGCGTCGCATGGTCGAGATGTGTAACCGACGCGCCGACACGCGCCGACAGCGCCGAGGTTGTATCACAGGCTCCTTATATCAATACGACCATCAGAAGGACGCTTCGCGTCACGTGGATCGCGGTTCGCCACGCCGACGGACGCGTCTGCGTTGAATCGATGCGCCGGCGACGGCGGCCGTCTTGCGTTCGGCGGGCTGGCCACGGATTATCAGCGAATGCGACTCCTACCCCGACCCCGCCCATACCTTCTCGGGCTTTCGTTCGTCCTTGCGTGCAACAACAACTCGTCGACGACGGGAACGAACTCGTCGTTCGTCACCAACGGCACGTTCACCGCGACCGTCAACGGCACGAGCTGGAGCGCGGTCGGCCCCGTCGGCGTCCGCCGTCCCGTGGCGAACGCCTTCGGCATTACCGCCATCTCGACGACTTACACGATGAGTTTCGCGATCAACGGCGTGACCGCGGCCGGAACGTTCAACGTCGGCGCGTCGGGATTGCAGGGGTCGCAGGTGCTCGTCTCCACCCTGACCAACGCGTCCTGGGTGAGCAACAACGCCGGCGGGACCGGGACGGTGACCTTCACGACCGTCGCCCCAAATCACATCGTGGGCACGTTCGTGTTCGATGCCCCGCCGCTGCCAGGCACGACGGGGACACTCCACGTGACCAACGGCGTATTCAATCTCACATACTAAGGTCGCGAACGGCACACCGGCGTCGCGTCGTGCCAATTCGGCCGGCATCTCGAACACTGAGTCGAGCCTAGCCTCGAGCGACAGCCGATAGCAGAAGCTGTGAGCTAACTACGTCTCCAGCAAACCGGCTCGCCGCTGCTGCTCATCGCTGACGCTCGAGGCTAGGCTCACGCCAACCGCCGCGATTCCCCCGGCCAATCGAACCAAGAAGTCAGCAGTTTCGCCGTTACGGCCAGCCGAATATCGACGTCGTCGGCGCTCCCGCCCGGACCGGCGCCAGGTCGCTCGGATCGCGCCAGAAGAGGCGTGTCATGTCCGACGCGTAGACGCGAAATACCACTTTCTTGGGCGCGTCGCCGGTCACCGGCACGGCGACATCGGCGCGCAACATCCGGCGCGATGTCGGCGGCACCGCGGCGAGAAGGCTCACCCCCACGCTCGCCCGCGCGACCGTCGTCTGTCCGAACGGCACGTCGCCGGCCCACGTCTTTCCGATGTCGGTGAAGATCGCGGTGCCCCACTGCGAGTATTTGCCGGTCGCGAACCGGTTCTGTCGTTCCTCGAGGCGCACGACCATGCGACGGCCGCCGGCGATCGCCGCGCCGTTGTAGCCGCGCAGACCCGCCATCGGATCGCCCAGCGAGAGTTGCAGCGGCAGCCGCTCGCGCCAACCGCCCGAGAACTCCGCGCTCGCCGTGAACGTCGCGCCGGGCGTCGGTTTGAAGTACCACGCCGAACGCCCGCTCAAGACGCCGGCGCTCCACGAATCGCCGCCCCCGGCGGGCAACTCTTCCCCTCGCAGCGCGACGCCCAGAAATGACCTCGGCGTTCCGATGCCGGAATAGAGATTCAAAGAGACGAGCGACGATTGGTCCGTCGCCTGGGCAAGCCCGAATCCCCGCTCGACCGTGCCCGCCACCTGAATCCCCCGCGCCACGTCCTGTTCGCCGAGCAGAGCGTCGAATCCGCTCACGCGCATGTAGTCCAGCCAGCGGACGCCCGCCGCGATGCCGCCGCGAAACGTGCGATAGGTCGTATAACGATTCTTGAACGCCGTCGAGTCGCCGAGCAGCAGTCCGCTGTCCGATGCCACGAATCCTTCGCTACCCGGACGTGCGTGCTCATAGGTCACGACCGGGCCCACCAGAAACCCGGCCGATTTCCACGAAAAACGCGCGACGACTCCCGTCGACCACACGTCGCGCGCCACGGGGACGATCAAACCGTCTTCCGACGGCCGGACGAACGGGCGATACGCATTTTCGTGTGTGCCGCCCATGTACCAGGCGATGTGTTCGAGATCGCTGTAGAACGGCCGGGAGACGTCGGCGGAAAAGCTGCCGCCGAGCGGCTCGCGATGCGCGTCCAGCTCGGCGACGACCGGCTGGCCGGCGAGACCGTATTGGCGCATCGAGAGCGACAAGCCGTCGCGATACGCGCGGCCGTCGCGCCACTGGCCGGCCGCGAGCAAGCCCGTGCCGCCGATGTTCGAGTTTCCGTACTTCACGTTCGACAACCCGCCCTTCGAGATGCCGCCGCCGATGATGACCGGAACTTCGTCCACCGTCTCGACCTTGAGCCGCACGCCGTCGGCTCCATCGCTCACGGCGGTCACCTTCGCCGACGCGATGTACGGCTCGGCGCGAACGACGCGGGCGAGCTCGGGAAGCAATTCGTCCGAGCAGCGCTGGTCGATGTGCGCGAGAAGGAACGCGCGGATTCGGCTTTCGTGCGTCGTCCCCGACTGGAACAGCACGTGTTGCATGAATCGGCGGACGGCAGACGGATCGCGGCCGACGATCGCCGGCGGCTGAGACTCCACGTCGATGCCGGTGATCGTTTTGCCGTCGCAGTGGAACGTCGTGTCGGTGGCGGGAGCCTGTGCGTACAGCGATCCGGCGGCGAGCATTGCCACGACGGTCACGGTGCGGGCGCGTGCCGCGCGGAAGGCCCGGTCACCCCAGAAGAAGGACAGCATGTTTCGGGCGAGTTGCCCGGGGTTCGAGTCCTCCAACTATCCGACCGAGACACTGGCGGCGTCAAGGAAACACATCGTGCCTTGCGTCGCCGGAACGGATCCTCACATTCAAATGAGGCTCGTTTTGAGCGCCCCCCCCGTCCGCTCCGCCGACGCCGGCGATTTGCGCGGGCCACAAAGTTTCTCCCTCCTCTTCGTGCCAACCACCGTGACGCTTTCCCGATGGCGCGCCTTTGGGTACGCGCGGATTCTCGCTGCCGTCGTGCCGGGCTGGATGGTCGCGAGTCCGGTCGCGGCGCAGGGCTCAAACGTCAGGCCCGCCAAGAGTGATTCCATCTATCGACTCGCCGTCGATTCGGCGGCGTACAAGGACTATCCGTTCGTCTACTTACTCGACGACGGCATCGTTCATTTCGAGACCGACGGTCGCGCCGTCGAGCGATATCACCAGATCGTTCAGATCCTGAAGACCGACGGCGTCGACGCGTGGGCCGAGCGGCAATTCAGTTATCAACCGGGGCACACGAAGGTCACGGTCAACACGATGCGCGTCGTGCGAGCGTCCGGCGAAGTCATTTCGGACAAGCCGAGCATCTCCCAGGCGTCGGACGTGCCGGCGTCGATGTCGAATCCGATCTACTCGGACACCAAGGTGCTGCGCTACTCGCTGGCCGGCGTCGCCGTCGGGACACTCGTCGACATCGACTGGACGCAGGAGACCACGCAGCCGTTCCTCGCCGGCGATTTCACGAGCGCATGGTCGACGACGATGGCGTATCCGGCGATGCGTTCACGCTACGTTCTCGACGTCCCCGCCTCGGTCACGCCGCGCCTCGAGGAGCGACATGTCGACGTCAAGCGCGTCGAAGAACAGGCGGGCGGACGCCACTACTACGTCTGGGCGAAACAGCAGGTCACGCCGGTCAAAGGCGAGATCTTCGCGCCGGATTCCGTCATCCCGCGGATGAGCATCGGCGTCGCGGCGCCGATCAAGTGGGGAGACATCGGACGCTGGTACGGCGGACTCGCCGCCGATCGCTACACGCTCTCGCCGCGCACGACCGCCATCGTCGATTCGATCGCGCGTTTGCAACACTCGGCCGACGACACGTTGCAGGCGCTGCACACTTGGATCGCGCGGGACATTCGCTACGTGTCGGTGGCGCTCGGGTTGGGCGGCTATCAGCCTCGCTTCCCCGATTCGACCGTCGCGTCGGGCTTCGGTGACTGCAAGGACAAGGCGACGCTCTTCATCGCGGCGGCCAAGCACGTCGGACTCACCGCGTATCCCGTGTTACTGAACAGCAGCGGCGCGGCCGACAGCACGATGCCATCGGTCGGGGAGTTCGACCACGCGATCGCGGCGCTTCCGAACAAGGGCGGCGGATACAAGTACCTCGACCTCACCACGAACGAGTACCCCGCGGGTACGGTTCCCCCGAGCTATCAGGGCGGGTTCGGGCTCGTCGTGTTTCCGGACGGAAAGAGCGAACCGATCACGTTCCCGAAGGACCGCCCCGGAGAAACGATCACGCGATTCGAGGGCACCGTCGGCGCGGACGGATCGTTGAGCGGTCGCCTGGAACTGACGTTCCGCGGCTCCGCGGGCTCATTCCTGCGCGCCGGACTTCGCGAGGCGCCAGACTCGGGGCAGCGCGCGCAATTGAGCAAGCTGTTTGGGTCGTTTTTGCCCGGCAGCACCGTCGACACGCTGATCCTGTTCGACGCTCGCGATCCGCGCGCCGAACCGAAGATCAGCTTGAACCTGCACGGCGCGGACGGATTCAAGAACGCCGGTTCGCTGTCCGTGCTCACGGTGCCGGCCGCGTTCTACGCGCCCGCGGCCGGCGCATCGGGCGTGCTGCGTGCGCTCGCCGACGCCGGACCGCGCCGCTATCCGATCGACGCGGGAAGCGTGTTCAGGGCGACGGCGGTCACGGAGTTGGTCCTGACCCTGCCCGAGGGATGGAAAGTCGAGCTGCCGAAAGGCGTCGCGGCCAAGAGCGAGTTCGGTGATTTTCAATCACAGTACTCGCAAGACAGCCGAGTCCTGCGGATGCAGATGCGAATCGTCGGCGCGGAAGGCGTCTTTCCCAAGGAGCGGCTGGCCGACTTGGAGACGTGGCTCAAGGCGCTGACGAACGGCACGGTAAAGTCCCTGGTCGCGCGTCCACCTGCCGCGCCGTAGGCGTCGAGGCGGAATGACGGCGTTGATCGTAGGACTGGCGTCGCCGCGACCCGCGTCGTCTCTCGCCGACGGACTGGAGCGTGTGCGGCGTTTGACGGCCGATGCGGCGGCACGAGGCGCGCGGATCGTCTGTTTTCCCGAGGCGTACCTGCCCGGGTTGCGCGGACAGGATTTCGACATCCCGCCCTATGACGAGGCGGCTCAGGGTCGCGCGCTCGCCGCGGTATCGCAGCTGGCGCGTAGCCAAGGCATCGCGGTCATCCTCGGCATGGAGCGCATCGTCGATGAGGGCCGCCAAATCGCGGCGTTCGTGATCGACGCCGACGGCGGGCTTCAGGGAATTCAAACGAAGAACCAGCTCGATCCGACCGAAGATCAATTCTACGTTCCCGGCTCGACACGACGAGTGTTCGAGGCGGGCGGCGTGAAGTTCGGGGTCGCGATCTGTCACGAGGGATGGCGCTATCCGGAGACCGTACGCTGGGCGGCGACGCGCGGCGCGAAGATCGTCTTCCATCCGCAACTCACCGGCACGCACGCCGGCGGGCCGCGTCTGACCGAGTGGGGCTCGCCCGACGCGCCGTACTATGAGAGAGCGATGATGTGCCGCAGCATCGAAAACGGCATCTACTTCGCGAGCGTCAACTACGCGGTGCCCTGTCAGGAATCGGCGACGACGCTCATCGATCCGACGGGAAGCGTGCAAGCATACCTGCCGTACGGCGAAGAAGGCGTGCTGGTACAATCGATCGACACCGAATTCGCGAGCGGACTGCTCGCGTCTCGTTACGCGCCCGAGCGTTACCGAGACGAGACGACACCCTAGGCTGTCGTCGAGGTCGCTTGACCGGACAATACGGAGTCCGATATTCCCGCGGCCCATATTCGGAGAACCCATGCATCGGACGAACGGGATTGTTTCTTTGGCCCTCGCGGCACTCTCCCTTTCCGCGGTGGCCCCGGTATCTCACGCACAAGGCGGCAATGCGTGCGCGTTGCTGACGAAGGCGCAGGTGATCGCGGCGCTGGGCACAGCCGTCGAAGCAGGCGTGCCGATGGTAGCCTCGAATCCCACGACCTGCGGCTGGGCGCCTCCCGGCGGACCACACATCGACGCGAAGAAGGTCACCGTCACGTTGAGCACGCCGAAATCGTTCGAAGCGGCCAAGAAACCGATGAATGGAATAGAAAAGACAGCGCTGAGCGGCGTGGGCGATGATGCCATTTACATCACGACGCCGGGATTCGGGACGGGCCTCAGCGTTCGCAGGGGCAACTCCGCCTTTCAGGTCCGCGTCGCTGGTTTCAAGCCCGAGCAGGAGAAACAGATAGAGAAGGCGCTCGCCATCGAGATCTTGAAAAAAATGTGATCGTCGTCTTACGGCGTCGCATCGAGCCGGTGGGGAGTTTGCGTCGAGCGGGCCGTGGCGATCGCGCGGTTCAGCGCCCCCTCCAGATAGGCCTGCGTAAGTCCGGTCGCCCAGTATAGAAGGTCCGCGCGGTTGGGTTGTTCCGTCTCGCGGGGCGTGCGCACGGTAGCCGACGGTCCGTCGGCCGAAACGAACTCGATCCACCCTTCCCACAAACCGTCGACCGCGCGAGCGCCGCATGCCCGCGGCGTCCACCGCGAGCCATCGGGGGCGGTAATCGTCGTATCGAAAGCGACAAGAACTTCCGTCATCTGAAACCTCCCGGCTGCTGAGCCTGGGACGCGAGCACTCACGTGCCGTGAAGAAGGACGCAGCTATCGTGCTACAAGCGGCGATGGGCCGTTACACGGGTGTTGGCGACGATCAAGAAGGCGGCGACGACCACCGATCCCATTCGATTCGTCATCCAGAGCGGTGACGCGATTCAGAACGGAAGCGAAGCGGCGCAACTCAACGTGAGTTATGCGCCGCTCATCAACCGCCGACCGCGTGACGCCCGTCACAGTTCGACTCCCGCCCGGCCCCCAATTCGCATGTTGCCAATGCGTCCGAGAACCCATCCAACGGGTATCGGGTACGCAACTCAGTTCCGAATCACACCGGACTGAGTTGTCTCACGCATCACGCAGGAGGCAGCATGCACGTACGCACTCTTCTTTCCGGTGCCGCGCTCGTCGTCGCGGTCGCGCCGATTGCCGCATCGCAGGTGACCATCACGCCGATGGCCGGCGGTTACATCGCGGCAAGCGACGTGAATCAGGTTTCGAGTGGCGCCCAGAGCCTCGTTCGCTCGCGCGACGGCACGCTGTCGCTCGGCGCGGCCATCGATTTCGGGATGCTCCGCGGGACGCTCGCCTACGCGTCGGGAACGACGATCAAGAACGCGAGCAGCCAGGAGCTCGGCAAAGGATCCATGCTCGCGACGACGGCCGATCTCGTGATTCGTCCGTTGCCGAGAATCCTCATCCAACCGTATCTGATCGCGGGCGCGGGCGAGAAGTTCTATCGCTACGACGAGAGCGCCAGCGTATTCACCGGCGGCAACACGAAAGCCTTTGGGCTGCACGGCGGCTTTGGCGCCGATGTCATGGTGGGATCAGTCGGCGTCGCCGGAGAGCTCACGGACTTCGTCAGCAAGGGCGCCGACGACAAGTGGAACGTGCACGACGCGTTCCTGATGGTCGGTCTCAAGCTCCGTCTCGGGAAGTAGCGGCCAGCGCCCAGCCTCACGGCGGGACGGCGCGTTCGTATCCGAGGGCGTCGTTCGGCCGATTTTCTTTTGCGTCACCACCCGTGCCTCAGATTCTCGTCGTGACCGGCGCGTCCGGCGCCGGTAAGACCGCGGCGGTGCGAGCCGTTGAAGCGCGCGCTCTGCCTGGCGTTTGCTGTTTCTACTTCGACTCGATCGGCGTGCCGAGCATGGAAGTCATGACGAGAGACTTCGGCGGCGGCGAGAAATGGCAGGCGCACGCTACAGCGCGGTGGATGGCGCGACTCGATGCGCTGCCCGGCGACGTCCATGTCGCGGTGCTCGATGGTCAGACGCGGCCAAGCGTGGTGTTCGAGGCGGCCAGGTCATGCGCCGGCGACGTACGCGTTGCGTTGCTCGACTGTTCCGCGGAAGCGCGTGCCGAGCGATTGTGTGGACCGCGCGGCCAACCGGAGTTGGTGAGCGGTCGGATGAACAATTGGGCCGCCTATCTGCGAGGCCAGGCCGACGCGCTTCGCTTGCCGATCATCGACACGACGACCCTCACAGTCGAAGAAGTCGCCGACGAGCTATCGATGCTGATACGGACGATGGCGCCGTAGCCCCGGTCCGACGTCGCTCCCATAGGAAGGGCTCGCTGAGGTGCCGCGGGACTGATCCGCAGTTGCGGTGAGTAGATTGCGACAGCGTCATGGAAATCCGCGATCCGAAGGTTTTCGTCGACTACCACGCGCGAATGCACGAACGCACCGAGCGTGTCATCGCGTGCGTCCCGCGCGACGATCTCGAGTGGGCGCCCGGTCAAGGACGCTTCTCGTTCGGCGACATGATTCGCCATCTCGCCGGAATCGAGCGCTTCATGTACGCGGAGGCGGCGGCTGGGCGTCCGAACCGCTACCCCGGCCACGGGCGCGATGTCGCCGACGGATA belongs to Gemmatimonadaceae bacterium and includes:
- a CDS encoding response regulator, whose product is MRRPTLHVPRFPIEPLPRFRLMSVWFAASLAFLHVVLFLVDVKLPPTLRWIEAAAAATLGAWWVYGYRRGHFPLFGWAVDATLVLVVAAVSPMPSDAIALFFAGLQFRSLFVPRRQLILLIVSFAIARVGSTALWYSNGHVEYGPLSPNSLITVLGLTIIAVSLHLFVEATQRQSETARDLARSEERYRLVARATRDVVYDWHVPSGTIEWTESMQSVFGYTPDQIGDGAWWLDRVHPADRDVLQRSVAAAVADPATSVSTVQYRVRRADDRYAHVSGSLIVKRAADGSAERVIGSIRDVTGEHMLEDRLRQAQKMEAVGQLAGGVAHDFNNLLTVIGGHVFMLEQTSSDAGAGRGEPDPRTVKHLAGITRATDRAASLTRQLLAFGRKQLLSPTMLDVNGVVEETLHMMRPAVGERIEVVTRLEPNLRPVYADAGQLGQVLVNLALNARDAMQANNGGRLVIETANVTLPDRASSRAGDTLSGSEDTGLAAGDYVRLTVNDTGSGMDADTLARAFEPFFTTKPHGRGTGLGLATVYGIVKQSFGDIHAESTPGMGTTFTIHLPATERRRMPRSDKLSDEGAAPWTSVAAQPRSPHRGVLLVEDNAGVRAFAAEVLSKAGYDVRSARHGVEALELMRKYDSSIDMLVTDVVMPEMGGRPLVEQLRKRRPQLPVLYITGYTDDVGMIDELKATEARLLEKPFTASQLADAVASLGGPLRKAG
- a CDS encoding methyltransferase domain-containing protein — protein: MSTTATERIRSDWDSQARAWFDQRESFFAASRPVHEWLVKNLDPQSGQRVLEIAAGPGDTGFLAAKRLGDGRLVSTDLSPEMVGAARKRGAELGIQNAEYRVLDAQAMDLPDAWFDGILCRWGFMLMPDPAAALRECKRVLVPGGRLVFAVFTGPDENAFASLPARTLMEQGHLPRPTGEWQPGILALGDRAKLQALLDGVGFSSTRIEPVEMAWQFADANAYWDFLIELTALGPLIRTLSDDSRETFRRAINDRLLAFTRADGITLPSRCWGGVAVR
- a CDS encoding DUF2911 domain-containing protein, producing the protein MRIHPLISRAMQLSFPAIVLAAPGAVCAQGYPFSQRQTISQNVALTTVTVSYGRPVARGRPLWGQLVPWDSVWHPGADSATRIVFDHDVQVEGRALKAGEYSLWLLPHEHKPWTVIFSRAAHVFHKPYPGESDDVLRVDVTPESASHMETMQIEFSNVLRDDAVMRIHWGPTAVPIHIKAPYKPD
- a CDS encoding DUF3857 and transglutaminase domain-containing protein, whose product is MTLSRWRAFGYARILAAVVPGWMVASPVAAQGSNVRPAKSDSIYRLAVDSAAYKDYPFVYLLDDGIVHFETDGRAVERYHQIVQILKTDGVDAWAERQFSYQPGHTKVTVNTMRVVRASGEVISDKPSISQASDVPASMSNPIYSDTKVLRYSLAGVAVGTLVDIDWTQETTQPFLAGDFTSAWSTTMAYPAMRSRYVLDVPASVTPRLEERHVDVKRVEEQAGGRHYYVWAKQQVTPVKGEIFAPDSVIPRMSIGVAAPIKWGDIGRWYGGLAADRYTLSPRTTAIVDSIARLQHSADDTLQALHTWIARDIRYVSVALGLGGYQPRFPDSTVASGFGDCKDKATLFIAAAKHVGLTAYPVLLNSSGAADSTMPSVGEFDHAIAALPNKGGGYKYLDLTTNEYPAGTVPPSYQGGFGLVVFPDGKSEPITFPKDRPGETITRFEGTVGADGSLSGRLELTFRGSAGSFLRAGLREAPDSGQRAQLSKLFGSFLPGSTVDTLILFDARDPRAEPKISLNLHGADGFKNAGSLSVLTVPAAFYAPAAGASGVLRALADAGPRRYPIDAGSVFRATAVTELVLTLPEGWKVELPKGVAAKSEFGDFQSQYSQDSRVLRMQMRIVGAEGVFPKERLADLETWLKALTNGTVKSLVARPPAAP
- a CDS encoding carbon-nitrogen hydrolase family protein, with protein sequence MTALIVGLASPRPASSLADGLERVRRLTADAAARGARIVCFPEAYLPGLRGQDFDIPPYDEAAQGRALAAVSQLARSQGIAVILGMERIVDEGRQIAAFVIDADGGLQGIQTKNQLDPTEDQFYVPGSTRRVFEAGGVKFGVAICHEGWRYPETVRWAATRGAKIVFHPQLTGTHAGGPRLTEWGSPDAPYYERAMMCRSIENGIYFASVNYAVPCQESATTLIDPTGSVQAYLPYGEEGVLVQSIDTEFASGLLASRYAPERYRDETTP